The window GGAGCCGGTCCAGCACGGGGAAGATGGCCCGCGCCGAGCCGAACAGGTAGGGCGCGTTCGGGACGTCGCGGTTGGCCGTGGCCCCCTCGGCAAGGGGCGCCTCGAGGTAGCGCGCCGACAGCGTGCCGAGCATGGCCGAGAACATCCAGCCATCGCGCAGCTCGCGGCGCACCTCCACGTCGGCGCCCAGGTTGCGCTGGTCCGTGGAGCTGTTGGCGCTGTAGGTCAGGCCCAGCATCTCGGGGTCGTTCGCCGCTGGCACGGGCAACGTCTCGATGAAGTCCTGCGCGTACTGGAGGTGACCCGACAGCAGCAGCGACCACTCGTCGTCGAAGCGGTGCGTGTACTCCACCTCGCCCGCGTAGAGTGTCTCGGGGCGCAGCGCCTCGCCGCAGCACGTGCTCCCGAGCGAGGTGCGTCCCCCGTCCTGATAGAACTGCTCGTAGGTGCTGGGAGCCCGGAACGCACGGCCCGCGATGAGCTTGACGGTGTCGTTCGCGCTGGGGCGCAGGATCACCGCGAGGCGTGGATTGAATGAGACGAAGCTCTCGGAGGGCGCCGGCAACAGCCACGCGTCCACGCGACCCCCGAGGGAGACGCTCACGGCCTGCGCAGGCTCCCAGTCGGCCAGCGCATAGCCCGCGATGGTGCTGAAGTTTCGATCCTCGTCCAGCACCAGGTTGCGTGAGCCGTCCAGGTTCTGGTCCGAGACCCGCATGGTCACGATGGGGTGGTGCGCTGCCTCGGCACCCGCCGAGAGCCGCAGCGTGGGGTGCAGCTGGGCCACCACGCGCGCCTCGCCGCCGGCCCAGAACCCGCGGTAGGTCTCGGTGTAGGGCTGCTCGAAGGCCGTCATGCTGGCTTCGTCCTCACCCTCGTACACGAAGTCCAAGTGGAAGTAGTTGTAGCCCGCGTACACGCGCGTGCGGAGCTCCACGCGCTCCGAGAGCCGTGGCTCGTAGCGCACCTCCAGGAGCCCCAGGTGGTCGTCGAAGCTGTTCTCGAGCCGGTTGTAAATCGTGTCGAACGTGCCGGTGGGGATGGCGACGGTGCGGGCCGTGAAGAAGCCCTGCACCACCAGCGGACCGGCCCACGCGCGCACGGACCCCGTGACGGCCTGGAACTGCTCCACGCCCTCGGCGCGGTTTGCGTCCACCGTGCCGTCGCCGTCCAGGTCGAAGTACAACACCTCGTCGCGCCCGCCCGAGCGGGCCACCGCCACGGAGCCACGCACGCCCGCCTTGTCGCTCAGGTGCACGTTGAAGGCCCCGCGGGCGCGCCCCACGTTGCCGTCCGCGAGGGACAGGTCGAAGCGCGCCGACGTGGGCAGCTCATGGGAGAGCGGCACCAGGTTGATGACGCCCGAGACGGCGCCCGTGCCGTAGAGCACGGAGCCTGCGCCGCGCACGATCTCGATGCGCTCCACGTCGCCGAGGTCCACGCGGCCGTCATAGCCGATGAACGCCTGCTGCAGGATGTTCTCGTTGAGCGTGGCGCCGTCTTGCAGCACGCGCAGGCGGCTGTTGTAGTCGTTGGGCTGGCCGATGCCGCGCACGCCCGCGTTGGAGTACGTGCTGTCGGAGGTGAGCGCGAAGCCGCGCTGTCCACGCAGCGCCTCCACCAGCGTGGGGTAGCGAAAGGCCTCGAGCTCGGCGGTGGAGATGACCGACACGGACGCGGGCGCGTCCTCGATGGTCTCCACCTCGCGCGACGCGGCGCTCACCTCGTGCAGGGTGCGCATGCGCAGGCTGGTGAGCTCCACCTGGCGCTCGCGCGTGACCTCCACGTTGGCTTCCTCGGGCTCGTAGCCGCGCGCGCTGACGCGCACGTGCCGCGTGCCCACCGCGATGCCCGCGGCCACGAGCGGCGTGAAGCCCACCGCCACGCCATCGATCTGCACCAGCGCCCCTTCCACATCGGCGCGCACCACCACCGAGCCAGTCTCCGCCACGAGCGTGATGTTCGCGCGCGTGGTCTCGGCTTCGGTAACGGCCACCGCGCGCGCCAAGGGTTGGTGGCCGGCCGCGCGCACGTGGATGACGTGGGGACCAGGCGCCACGGGCAGCGAGCAGGGCAGCGTGCAGGCCGCATCCCCGTCCTCCGAGTCCACGCGCAGCTCGGCGCCTTCGTGGCCCCGGACCACCAGCGTGCCGACCACGCGCGTGAGCGCCAGGCGCACGCTGCTGCGCTGACCCACCGCCACGCTCAGCGGCTCGCTGGTGGCGTCGTGATGACCCGGCAGGCGCGTGATGATGCGGTACGTCCCGGCAGGCAGCGCGATGGTGAGCGGGGCCGTGCCAATCGAGCCCAGGTCGATGCGGTCCACGAAGACCGTGGCGCCCGCGGGGGCGGACTCCACGTCGATCAGCGCCACCTGGGTGGCCAGTTCCGTGAGCGCGGCGGTGATGCGTGTGCGCGCTTCGGTGTCGGTCTCGGTGGCCAAGGCGGTGGCGTAGTAGCGATACGCCTCCGGGTACATGGCCAGCCGCTGGTACGCGCGCGCGATGTTGAAGACCACGTTCTGGTTGGGCACCAGGCGGTTGGACGCCAGGTAGTGCTCGAGCGCCTCGAGGAAGTTGCCCGCGCGATAGGCCTCGTTGCCCAGGCGGAACTGGAGGTCGGCCTCGTCGGCGGTGCCATCGGCCTGGGCCACTTCGGGGACCACGCTGGGCGCGAGGGCGAGCGCCCCCAAGAGGGTGGCACGCAGGGCGAGACCGAGTGCGCGGCGCGCCGTGCGGCCGCTGCGCGCGCGATGCCCCTCCATGGCTACCTCGCGTCTCGCAGGTCGTCGTCGGCGGGAGGCCGCATGGGCGCAGGAGCGTCGCGGTTGTCGGCCGCTTGCGCCATGGACGACACCGGCCGGCGTGCACGCGTGAGCTCGATGCGCGCGGGTGGGGCCTCCGTGGTGAACGTGATCACCTCGGGTTGGTAGCCCGGGGCCTCGACGAGCAGCGTGTGCGGCGTTCCATCGAGCGCGAGGCTGCGGTCGAGTGAGCCACGGCCGGCCAGCTCACCGTCCAGCTCGAGCAGGGCCTCCGACGGGAACGCCACCACCACGATGCGCGTGAGCGCGGCTGCCGGCTGCTGCGGGGGCGCCACGACGGTGCGGTCGACCTCCGCCCCGATCAGCGGCACGTCCGCGAGCTCCTGCGGAGTGGGAACCGGCTCCGGGACGGGCGGCACCAGCGCCACTGGCGCGTCCGGTGGAGGGCTGGGCTCTGTGAGCTGTGTCCAGACCCCAACGCCCACGACAGCGCTGAGCAGCGCCACCAGCGCGACCACCAGCGGCACCCACGAGCCGGACTCCTGGGTGGTGGTGCTGCTGGACAGCGGCGGGATCCCACTCGGCACGTCGGTGCTGATGAGCGCCGACGTGCTGATGCCGGGGTCGGAGCTCATGGACGGAAGCAGCACGGTGGCGGCGCCTTCATCGATACGGCGGGACCGCTTCGACGAGTGCCGCTCGAAGTCGCCGGTGGTCTCACTCGCCAGACGGCGCTCACCACCGGCTTCGAAGTCGCTCGGGTCGCGCTCCACCAAGGCGCGATAGCTCTCGGCCGCGCGCTGTGAAGCAAAGGGCAGCAGCTCATCGGTGAGCGCCTCGAGGTCTTCGTAGCGCTCGCGCGGATCGGCCGAGAGGGCCCGCAGCAGGATGCGGTCCATGGCCGGAGGAAGCTCTGCGGCGTGCATGGACGGGGGCCGCTGAACGCCGCGCGAGACCTCGTGCAGGAGCGCCACCACGTTTTCGCTCACGAAGGGCAGCACGCCCGTCACACACTCGTAGATCACCAACGCGAACGCGTACTGGTCCGCGAGCGGGCCCACCACGCCGGTCCCGAGCGCCTGCTCGGGAGCCATGTAGTGCGGCGTCCCGAGCACGGAAGAGCGTGATGTCTCGCTGGGGATGCCCGCCGTGGTCAGCTTGGACACACCGAAGTCCAGCAGCTTCGGGACGATCTTCCCGCTGGCGGTCCGCGCGATGAAGATGTTGTCCGGCTTCAGGTCCCGGTGCACCACACCCCGTCGGTGGGCCTCCGAGAGCGCGGCCGCGATGGGCAGCAGGACGTCCAGCGTGCGCGAGAGCGAAAGCTGGCGGTGGTCGCGGATGACCTGGGAGAGCGGGTCCCCCACCAGCAACTCCATCACCAAGAACGGCACCCCGTCCTGCTCCCCCACGTCGGTGACGTC is drawn from Sandaracinaceae bacterium and contains these coding sequences:
- a CDS encoding serine/threonine protein kinase, with amino-acid sequence MSETSATDRPSSRLAESLGARSGTTLGQYELVRRIGTGGMAEVYEAVHRGLKKTVALKVLLPDVADNEDLRARFLREGEAASRIQHPHVVDVTDVGEQDGVPFLVMELLVGDPLSQVIRDHRQLSLSRTLDVLLPIAAALSEAHRRGVVHRDLKPDNIFIARTASGKIVPKLLDFGVSKLTTAGIPSETSRSSVLGTPHYMAPEQALGTGVVGPLADQYAFALVIYECVTGVLPFVSENVVALLHEVSRGVQRPPSMHAAELPPAMDRILLRALSADPRERYEDLEALTDELLPFASQRAAESYRALVERDPSDFEAGGERRLASETTGDFERHSSKRSRRIDEGAATVLLPSMSSDPGISTSALISTDVPSGIPPLSSSTTTQESGSWVPLVVALVALLSAVVGVGVWTQLTEPSPPPDAPVALVPPVPEPVPTPQELADVPLIGAEVDRTVVAPPQQPAAALTRIVVVAFPSEALLELDGELAGRGSLDRSLALDGTPHTLLVEAPGYQPEVITFTTEAPPARIELTRARRPVSSMAQAADNRDAPAPMRPPADDDLRDAR
- a CDS encoding TonB-dependent receptor, coding for MEGHRARSGRTARRALGLALRATLLGALALAPSVVPEVAQADGTADEADLQFRLGNEAYRAGNFLEALEHYLASNRLVPNQNVVFNIARAYQRLAMYPEAYRYYATALATETDTEARTRITAALTELATQVALIDVESAPAGATVFVDRIDLGSIGTAPLTIALPAGTYRIITRLPGHHDATSEPLSVAVGQRSSVRLALTRVVGTLVVRGHEGAELRVDSEDGDAACTLPCSLPVAPGPHVIHVRAAGHQPLARAVAVTEAETTRANITLVAETGSVVVRADVEGALVQIDGVAVGFTPLVAAGIAVGTRHVRVSARGYEPEEANVEVTRERQVELTSLRMRTLHEVSAASREVETIEDAPASVSVISTAELEAFRYPTLVEALRGQRGFALTSDSTYSNAGVRGIGQPNDYNSRLRVLQDGATLNENILQQAFIGYDGRVDLGDVERIEIVRGAGSVLYGTGAVSGVINLVPLSHELPTSARFDLSLADGNVGRARGAFNVHLSDKAGVRGSVAVARSGGRDEVLYFDLDGDGTVDANRAEGVEQFQAVTGSVRAWAGPLVVQGFFTARTVAIPTGTFDTIYNRLENSFDDHLGLLEVRYEPRLSERVELRTRVYAGYNYFHLDFVYEGEDEASMTAFEQPYTETYRGFWAGGEARVVAQLHPTLRLSAGAEAAHHPIVTMRVSDQNLDGSRNLVLDEDRNFSTIAGYALADWEPAQAVSVSLGGRVDAWLLPAPSESFVSFNPRLAVILRPSANDTVKLIAGRAFRAPSTYEQFYQDGGRTSLGSTCCGEALRPETLYAGEVEYTHRFDDEWSLLLSGHLQYAQDFIETLPVPAANDPEMLGLTYSANSSTDQRNLGADVEVRRELRDGWMFSAMLGTLSARYLEAPLAEGATANRDVPNAPYLFGSARAIFPVLDRLLRGALRLSLEAPRRVDLSTNDTTGWAVIADVVVTGSVDDLGIHYAVGVYNLFDWEYQVPVSAFPSPTMPQRGRRFMASLSLEL